A genomic segment from Lutzomyia longipalpis isolate SR_M1_2022 chromosome 3, ASM2433408v1 encodes:
- the LOC129793764 gene encoding calcium/calmodulin-dependent protein kinase type II alpha chain isoform X4, which produces MAAPAACTRFSDNYDIKEELGKGAFSIVKRCVQKSTGLEFAAKIINTKKLTSRDFQKLEREARICRKLQHPNIVRLHDSIQEENYHYLVFDLVTGGELFEDIVAREFYSEADASHCIQQILESVNHCHQNGVVHRDLKPENLLLASKAKGAAVKLADFGLAIEVSGDQLAWFGFAGTPGYLSPEVLKKEPYGKSVDIWACGVILYILLVGYPPFWDEDQHRLYSQIKAGAYDYPSPEWDTVTPDAKNLINQMLTVNPHKRITASEALKHPWICQRERVASVVHRQETVDCLKKFNARRKLKVAILTTMLATRNFSSKSMITKKGEGSQVKESTDSSTTIEDDDVRAPPSPTSAPPEAPQRLHNLVAATVTKAAQRPGADLLQSVQARRQEIIKITEQLIEAINNGDFDAYTKICDPHLTAFEPEALGNLVEGMDFHKFYFENVLGKNCKAINTTILNPHVHLLGEDAACIAYVRLTQYIDKQGHAHTHQSEETRVWHKRDNKWQNVHFHRSTATNISGASPFFFNPK; this is translated from the exons ATGGCTGCCCCGGCGGCCTGCACGCGCTTTTCCGATAATTATGATATAAAAGAAGAGCTTGGAAA GGGCGCCTTTTCAATCGTCAAGAGATGCGTTCAAAAGTCAACGGGTCTGGAATTTGctgctaaaataattaatacgAAGAAACTCACGTCACgag attttcaaAAACTCGAGCGAGAGGCTAGAATCTGTCGAAAACTCCAGCATCCGAATATAG tACGACTCCATGATAGCATACAAGAGGAAAACTATCACTATCTCGTGTTTGATCT CGTAACAGGAGGTGAACTATTCGAGGACATCGTGGCACGCGAGTTCTACTCAGAAGCAGATGCGAGTCACTGCATCCAGCAAATTCTCGAATCTGTGAATCACTGCCACCAGAATGGGGTTGTGCATCGTGACCTCAAGCCGGAGAACTTGCTGCTGGCGAGCAAGGCGAAGGGAGCCGCCGTGAAGTTAGCCGATTTTGGTCTCGCCATCGAAGTTTCGGGCGATCAGCTGGCGTGGTTTGGGTTTGCCGGTACGCCCGGCTACCTGTCGCCTGAGGTGCTGAAGAAGGAGCCCTACGGCAAGTCCGTTGACATTTGGGCCTGCG gCGTCATCCTATATATCCTGCTTGTTGGCTATCCGCCATTTTGGGATGAAGATCAGCATAGGCTGTATTCTCAAATTAAGGCAGGAGCCTATGAT TACCCATCACCTGAATGGGATACAGTAACGCCAGACGCCAAGAATCTCATCAACCAAATGCTTACCGTGAATCCTCATAAGCGTATTACAGCTAGTGAGGCACTTAAGCATCCCTGGATCTGC CAACGAGAAAGGGTGGCATCAGTCGTACATCGGCAGGAGACTGTTGACTGTCTCAAGAAATTCAATGCAAGACGCAAATTGAag GTCGCCATCTTAACAACTATGCTCGCTACTAGAAATTTTTCGA GCAAAAGCATGATCACGAAGAAAGGCGAAGGGTCTCAAGTCAAGGAATCAACTGACTCAAGTACAACAATCGAAGATGATGACGTTCGAG CGCCACCATCGCCGACATCAGCGCCACCAGAAGCTCCACAGCGCCTCCACAATCTCGTGGCAGCGACCGTAACAAAGGCAGCTCAGAGGCCCGGAGCCGATCTTCTTCAATCCGTTCAAG cTCGACGAcaggaaataataaaaataactgAGCAATTAATTGAGGCAATCAACAATGGCGATTTCGATGCATACAC aaaaatttgtgaCCCACATCTGACTGCCTTTGAACCTGAAGCATTGGGCAATCTTGTCGAAGGAAtggattttcacaaattttactttgaaaatg TCCTTGGTAAGAACTGCAAGGCAATCAATACAACCATCCTCAATCCACATGTTCATTTGTTGGGTGAAGATGCAGCTTGCATCGCATACGTTCGACTGACACAGTATATCGACAA GCAAGGACACGCACATACACACCAATCGGAAGAGACAAGAGTGTGGCATAAGCGCGACAACAAATGGCAGAATGTTCACTTTCATCGCAGCACCGCAACAAACATTTCTGGTGCATCgccatttttcttcaatccaaAATAA
- the LOC129793764 gene encoding calcium/calmodulin-dependent protein kinase type II alpha chain isoform X3, which produces MAAPAACTRFSDNYDIKEELGKGAFSIVKRCVQKSTGLEFAAKIINTKKLTSRDFQKLEREARICRKLQHPNIVRLHDSIQEENYHYLVFDLVTGGELFEDIVAREFYSEADASHCIQQILESVNHCHQNGVVHRDLKPENLLLASKAKGAAVKLADFGLAIEVSGDQLAWFGFAGTPGYLSPEVLKKEPYGKSVDIWACGVILYILLVGYPPFWDEDQHRLYSQIKAGAYDYPSPEWDTVTPDAKNLINQMLTVNPHKRITASEALKHPWICQRERVASVVHRQETVDCLKKFNARRKLKVAILTTMLATRNFSSKSMITKKGEGSQVKESTDSSTTIEDDDVREDKKGGVDRSSTVIAKDPEDIRIVCPAKACHQLSTNSQCSARRQEIIKITEQLIEAINNGDFDAYTKICDPHLTAFEPEALGNLVEGMDFHKFYFENVLGKNCKAINTTILNPHVHLLGEDAACIAYVRLTQYIDKQGHAHTHQSEETRVWHKRDNKWQNVHFHRSTATNISGASPFFFNPK; this is translated from the exons ATGGCTGCCCCGGCGGCCTGCACGCGCTTTTCCGATAATTATGATATAAAAGAAGAGCTTGGAAA GGGCGCCTTTTCAATCGTCAAGAGATGCGTTCAAAAGTCAACGGGTCTGGAATTTGctgctaaaataattaatacgAAGAAACTCACGTCACgag attttcaaAAACTCGAGCGAGAGGCTAGAATCTGTCGAAAACTCCAGCATCCGAATATAG tACGACTCCATGATAGCATACAAGAGGAAAACTATCACTATCTCGTGTTTGATCT CGTAACAGGAGGTGAACTATTCGAGGACATCGTGGCACGCGAGTTCTACTCAGAAGCAGATGCGAGTCACTGCATCCAGCAAATTCTCGAATCTGTGAATCACTGCCACCAGAATGGGGTTGTGCATCGTGACCTCAAGCCGGAGAACTTGCTGCTGGCGAGCAAGGCGAAGGGAGCCGCCGTGAAGTTAGCCGATTTTGGTCTCGCCATCGAAGTTTCGGGCGATCAGCTGGCGTGGTTTGGGTTTGCCGGTACGCCCGGCTACCTGTCGCCTGAGGTGCTGAAGAAGGAGCCCTACGGCAAGTCCGTTGACATTTGGGCCTGCG gCGTCATCCTATATATCCTGCTTGTTGGCTATCCGCCATTTTGGGATGAAGATCAGCATAGGCTGTATTCTCAAATTAAGGCAGGAGCCTATGAT TACCCATCACCTGAATGGGATACAGTAACGCCAGACGCCAAGAATCTCATCAACCAAATGCTTACCGTGAATCCTCATAAGCGTATTACAGCTAGTGAGGCACTTAAGCATCCCTGGATCTGC CAACGAGAAAGGGTGGCATCAGTCGTACATCGGCAGGAGACTGTTGACTGTCTCAAGAAATTCAATGCAAGACGCAAATTGAag GTCGCCATCTTAACAACTATGCTCGCTACTAGAAATTTTTCGA GCAAAAGCATGATCACGAAGAAAGGCGAAGGGTCTCAAGTCAAGGAATCAACTGACTCAAGTACAACAATCGAAGATGATGACGTTCGAG aagataaaaaggGAGGCGTAGATCGCAGCTCAACCGTTATTGCCAAAGATCCTGAAG ACATACGGATTGTGTGTCCGGCCAAGGCATGTCATCAACTATCTACTAACTCTCAGTGTTCAG cTCGACGAcaggaaataataaaaataactgAGCAATTAATTGAGGCAATCAACAATGGCGATTTCGATGCATACAC aaaaatttgtgaCCCACATCTGACTGCCTTTGAACCTGAAGCATTGGGCAATCTTGTCGAAGGAAtggattttcacaaattttactttgaaaatg TCCTTGGTAAGAACTGCAAGGCAATCAATACAACCATCCTCAATCCACATGTTCATTTGTTGGGTGAAGATGCAGCTTGCATCGCATACGTTCGACTGACACAGTATATCGACAA GCAAGGACACGCACATACACACCAATCGGAAGAGACAAGAGTGTGGCATAAGCGCGACAACAAATGGCAGAATGTTCACTTTCATCGCAGCACCGCAACAAACATTTCTGGTGCATCgccatttttcttcaatccaaAATAA
- the LOC129793764 gene encoding calcium/calmodulin-dependent protein kinase type II alpha chain isoform X1 gives MAAPAACTRFSDNYDIKEELGKGAFSIVKRCVQKSTGLEFAAKIINTKKLTSRDFQKLEREARICRKLQHPNIVRLHDSIQEENYHYLVFDLVTGGELFEDIVAREFYSEADASHCIQQILESVNHCHQNGVVHRDLKPENLLLASKAKGAAVKLADFGLAIEVSGDQLAWFGFAGTPGYLSPEVLKKEPYGKSVDIWACGVILYILLVGYPPFWDEDQHRLYSQIKAGAYDYPSPEWDTVTPDAKNLINQMLTVNPHKRITASEALKHPWICQRERVASVVHRQETVDCLKKFNARRKLKVAILTTMLATRNFSSVNVKNAANEGKSMITKKGEGSQVKESTDSSTTIEDDDVREDKKGGVDRSSTVIAKDPEAPPSPTSAPPEAPQRLHNLVAATVTKAAQRPGADLLQSVQARRQEIIKITEQLIEAINNGDFDAYTKICDPHLTAFEPEALGNLVEGMDFHKFYFENVLGKNCKAINTTILNPHVHLLGEDAACIAYVRLTQYIDKQGHAHTHQSEETRVWHKRDNKWQNVHFHRSTATNISGASPFFFNPK, from the exons ATGGCTGCCCCGGCGGCCTGCACGCGCTTTTCCGATAATTATGATATAAAAGAAGAGCTTGGAAA GGGCGCCTTTTCAATCGTCAAGAGATGCGTTCAAAAGTCAACGGGTCTGGAATTTGctgctaaaataattaatacgAAGAAACTCACGTCACgag attttcaaAAACTCGAGCGAGAGGCTAGAATCTGTCGAAAACTCCAGCATCCGAATATAG tACGACTCCATGATAGCATACAAGAGGAAAACTATCACTATCTCGTGTTTGATCT CGTAACAGGAGGTGAACTATTCGAGGACATCGTGGCACGCGAGTTCTACTCAGAAGCAGATGCGAGTCACTGCATCCAGCAAATTCTCGAATCTGTGAATCACTGCCACCAGAATGGGGTTGTGCATCGTGACCTCAAGCCGGAGAACTTGCTGCTGGCGAGCAAGGCGAAGGGAGCCGCCGTGAAGTTAGCCGATTTTGGTCTCGCCATCGAAGTTTCGGGCGATCAGCTGGCGTGGTTTGGGTTTGCCGGTACGCCCGGCTACCTGTCGCCTGAGGTGCTGAAGAAGGAGCCCTACGGCAAGTCCGTTGACATTTGGGCCTGCG gCGTCATCCTATATATCCTGCTTGTTGGCTATCCGCCATTTTGGGATGAAGATCAGCATAGGCTGTATTCTCAAATTAAGGCAGGAGCCTATGAT TACCCATCACCTGAATGGGATACAGTAACGCCAGACGCCAAGAATCTCATCAACCAAATGCTTACCGTGAATCCTCATAAGCGTATTACAGCTAGTGAGGCACTTAAGCATCCCTGGATCTGC CAACGAGAAAGGGTGGCATCAGTCGTACATCGGCAGGAGACTGTTGACTGTCTCAAGAAATTCAATGCAAGACGCAAATTGAag GTCGCCATCTTAACAACTATGCTCGCTACTAGAAATTTTTCGA GCGTGAACGTGAAAAATGCGGCGAATGAAGGCAAAAGCATGATCACGAAGAAAGGCGAAGGGTCTCAAGTCAAGGAATCAACTGACTCAAGTACAACAATCGAAGATGATGACGTTCGAG aagataaaaaggGAGGCGTAGATCGCAGCTCAACCGTTATTGCCAAAGATCCTGAAG CGCCACCATCGCCGACATCAGCGCCACCAGAAGCTCCACAGCGCCTCCACAATCTCGTGGCAGCGACCGTAACAAAGGCAGCTCAGAGGCCCGGAGCCGATCTTCTTCAATCCGTTCAAG cTCGACGAcaggaaataataaaaataactgAGCAATTAATTGAGGCAATCAACAATGGCGATTTCGATGCATACAC aaaaatttgtgaCCCACATCTGACTGCCTTTGAACCTGAAGCATTGGGCAATCTTGTCGAAGGAAtggattttcacaaattttactttgaaaatg TCCTTGGTAAGAACTGCAAGGCAATCAATACAACCATCCTCAATCCACATGTTCATTTGTTGGGTGAAGATGCAGCTTGCATCGCATACGTTCGACTGACACAGTATATCGACAA GCAAGGACACGCACATACACACCAATCGGAAGAGACAAGAGTGTGGCATAAGCGCGACAACAAATGGCAGAATGTTCACTTTCATCGCAGCACCGCAACAAACATTTCTGGTGCATCgccatttttcttcaatccaaAATAA
- the LOC129793764 gene encoding calcium/calmodulin-dependent protein kinase type II alpha chain isoform X6 produces MAAPAACTRFSDNYDIKEELGKGAFSIVKRCVQKSTGLEFAAKIINTKKLTSRDFQKLEREARICRKLQHPNIVRLHDSIQEENYHYLVFDLVTGGELFEDIVAREFYSEADASHCIQQILESVNHCHQNGVVHRDLKPENLLLASKAKGAAVKLADFGLAIEVSGDQLAWFGFAGTPGYLSPEVLKKEPYGKSVDIWACGVILYILLVGYPPFWDEDQHRLYSQIKAGAYDYPSPEWDTVTPDAKNLINQMLTVNPHKRITASEALKHPWICQRERVASVVHRQETVDCLKKFNARRKLKVAILTTMLATRNFSSKSMITKKGEGSQVKESTDSSTTIEDDDVRARRQEIIKITEQLIEAINNGDFDAYTKICDPHLTAFEPEALGNLVEGMDFHKFYFENVLGKNCKAINTTILNPHVHLLGEDAACIAYVRLTQYIDKQGHAHTHQSEETRVWHKRDNKWQNVHFHRSTATNISGASPFFFNPK; encoded by the exons ATGGCTGCCCCGGCGGCCTGCACGCGCTTTTCCGATAATTATGATATAAAAGAAGAGCTTGGAAA GGGCGCCTTTTCAATCGTCAAGAGATGCGTTCAAAAGTCAACGGGTCTGGAATTTGctgctaaaataattaatacgAAGAAACTCACGTCACgag attttcaaAAACTCGAGCGAGAGGCTAGAATCTGTCGAAAACTCCAGCATCCGAATATAG tACGACTCCATGATAGCATACAAGAGGAAAACTATCACTATCTCGTGTTTGATCT CGTAACAGGAGGTGAACTATTCGAGGACATCGTGGCACGCGAGTTCTACTCAGAAGCAGATGCGAGTCACTGCATCCAGCAAATTCTCGAATCTGTGAATCACTGCCACCAGAATGGGGTTGTGCATCGTGACCTCAAGCCGGAGAACTTGCTGCTGGCGAGCAAGGCGAAGGGAGCCGCCGTGAAGTTAGCCGATTTTGGTCTCGCCATCGAAGTTTCGGGCGATCAGCTGGCGTGGTTTGGGTTTGCCGGTACGCCCGGCTACCTGTCGCCTGAGGTGCTGAAGAAGGAGCCCTACGGCAAGTCCGTTGACATTTGGGCCTGCG gCGTCATCCTATATATCCTGCTTGTTGGCTATCCGCCATTTTGGGATGAAGATCAGCATAGGCTGTATTCTCAAATTAAGGCAGGAGCCTATGAT TACCCATCACCTGAATGGGATACAGTAACGCCAGACGCCAAGAATCTCATCAACCAAATGCTTACCGTGAATCCTCATAAGCGTATTACAGCTAGTGAGGCACTTAAGCATCCCTGGATCTGC CAACGAGAAAGGGTGGCATCAGTCGTACATCGGCAGGAGACTGTTGACTGTCTCAAGAAATTCAATGCAAGACGCAAATTGAag GTCGCCATCTTAACAACTATGCTCGCTACTAGAAATTTTTCGA GCAAAAGCATGATCACGAAGAAAGGCGAAGGGTCTCAAGTCAAGGAATCAACTGACTCAAGTACAACAATCGAAGATGATGACGTTCGAG cTCGACGAcaggaaataataaaaataactgAGCAATTAATTGAGGCAATCAACAATGGCGATTTCGATGCATACAC aaaaatttgtgaCCCACATCTGACTGCCTTTGAACCTGAAGCATTGGGCAATCTTGTCGAAGGAAtggattttcacaaattttactttgaaaatg TCCTTGGTAAGAACTGCAAGGCAATCAATACAACCATCCTCAATCCACATGTTCATTTGTTGGGTGAAGATGCAGCTTGCATCGCATACGTTCGACTGACACAGTATATCGACAA GCAAGGACACGCACATACACACCAATCGGAAGAGACAAGAGTGTGGCATAAGCGCGACAACAAATGGCAGAATGTTCACTTTCATCGCAGCACCGCAACAAACATTTCTGGTGCATCgccatttttcttcaatccaaAATAA
- the LOC129793764 gene encoding calcium/calmodulin-dependent protein kinase type II alpha chain isoform X2: MAAPAACTRFSDNYDIKEELGKGAFSIVKRCVQKSTGLEFAAKIINTKKLTSRDFQKLEREARICRKLQHPNIVRLHDSIQEENYHYLVFDLVTGGELFEDIVAREFYSEADASHCIQQILESVNHCHQNGVVHRDLKPENLLLASKAKGAAVKLADFGLAIEVSGDQLAWFGFAGTPGYLSPEVLKKEPYGKSVDIWACGVILYILLVGYPPFWDEDQHRLYSQIKAGAYDYPSPEWDTVTPDAKNLINQMLTVNPHKRITASEALKHPWICQRERVASVVHRQETVDCLKKFNARRKLKVAILTTMLATRNFSSKSMITKKGEGSQVKESTDSSTTIEDDDVREDKKGGVDRSSTVIAKDPEAPPSPTSAPPEAPQRLHNLVAATVTKAAQRPGADLLQSVQARRQEIIKITEQLIEAINNGDFDAYTKICDPHLTAFEPEALGNLVEGMDFHKFYFENVLGKNCKAINTTILNPHVHLLGEDAACIAYVRLTQYIDKQGHAHTHQSEETRVWHKRDNKWQNVHFHRSTATNISGASPFFFNPK; the protein is encoded by the exons ATGGCTGCCCCGGCGGCCTGCACGCGCTTTTCCGATAATTATGATATAAAAGAAGAGCTTGGAAA GGGCGCCTTTTCAATCGTCAAGAGATGCGTTCAAAAGTCAACGGGTCTGGAATTTGctgctaaaataattaatacgAAGAAACTCACGTCACgag attttcaaAAACTCGAGCGAGAGGCTAGAATCTGTCGAAAACTCCAGCATCCGAATATAG tACGACTCCATGATAGCATACAAGAGGAAAACTATCACTATCTCGTGTTTGATCT CGTAACAGGAGGTGAACTATTCGAGGACATCGTGGCACGCGAGTTCTACTCAGAAGCAGATGCGAGTCACTGCATCCAGCAAATTCTCGAATCTGTGAATCACTGCCACCAGAATGGGGTTGTGCATCGTGACCTCAAGCCGGAGAACTTGCTGCTGGCGAGCAAGGCGAAGGGAGCCGCCGTGAAGTTAGCCGATTTTGGTCTCGCCATCGAAGTTTCGGGCGATCAGCTGGCGTGGTTTGGGTTTGCCGGTACGCCCGGCTACCTGTCGCCTGAGGTGCTGAAGAAGGAGCCCTACGGCAAGTCCGTTGACATTTGGGCCTGCG gCGTCATCCTATATATCCTGCTTGTTGGCTATCCGCCATTTTGGGATGAAGATCAGCATAGGCTGTATTCTCAAATTAAGGCAGGAGCCTATGAT TACCCATCACCTGAATGGGATACAGTAACGCCAGACGCCAAGAATCTCATCAACCAAATGCTTACCGTGAATCCTCATAAGCGTATTACAGCTAGTGAGGCACTTAAGCATCCCTGGATCTGC CAACGAGAAAGGGTGGCATCAGTCGTACATCGGCAGGAGACTGTTGACTGTCTCAAGAAATTCAATGCAAGACGCAAATTGAag GTCGCCATCTTAACAACTATGCTCGCTACTAGAAATTTTTCGA GCAAAAGCATGATCACGAAGAAAGGCGAAGGGTCTCAAGTCAAGGAATCAACTGACTCAAGTACAACAATCGAAGATGATGACGTTCGAG aagataaaaaggGAGGCGTAGATCGCAGCTCAACCGTTATTGCCAAAGATCCTGAAG CGCCACCATCGCCGACATCAGCGCCACCAGAAGCTCCACAGCGCCTCCACAATCTCGTGGCAGCGACCGTAACAAAGGCAGCTCAGAGGCCCGGAGCCGATCTTCTTCAATCCGTTCAAG cTCGACGAcaggaaataataaaaataactgAGCAATTAATTGAGGCAATCAACAATGGCGATTTCGATGCATACAC aaaaatttgtgaCCCACATCTGACTGCCTTTGAACCTGAAGCATTGGGCAATCTTGTCGAAGGAAtggattttcacaaattttactttgaaaatg TCCTTGGTAAGAACTGCAAGGCAATCAATACAACCATCCTCAATCCACATGTTCATTTGTTGGGTGAAGATGCAGCTTGCATCGCATACGTTCGACTGACACAGTATATCGACAA GCAAGGACACGCACATACACACCAATCGGAAGAGACAAGAGTGTGGCATAAGCGCGACAACAAATGGCAGAATGTTCACTTTCATCGCAGCACCGCAACAAACATTTCTGGTGCATCgccatttttcttcaatccaaAATAA
- the LOC129793764 gene encoding calcium/calmodulin-dependent protein kinase type II alpha chain isoform X5, with translation MAAPAACTRFSDNYDIKEELGKGAFSIVKRCVQKSTGLEFAAKIINTKKLTSRDFQKLEREARICRKLQHPNIVRLHDSIQEENYHYLVFDLVTGGELFEDIVAREFYSEADASHCIQQILESVNHCHQNGVVHRDLKPENLLLASKAKGAAVKLADFGLAIEVSGDQLAWFGFAGTPGYLSPEVLKKEPYGKSVDIWACGVILYILLVGYPPFWDEDQHRLYSQIKAGAYDYPSPEWDTVTPDAKNLINQMLTVNPHKRITASEALKHPWICQRERVASVVHRQETVDCLKKFNARRKLKVAILTTMLATRNFSSKSMITKKGEGSQVKESTDSSTTIEDDDVREDKKGGVDRSSTVIAKDPEARRQEIIKITEQLIEAINNGDFDAYTKICDPHLTAFEPEALGNLVEGMDFHKFYFENVLGKNCKAINTTILNPHVHLLGEDAACIAYVRLTQYIDKQGHAHTHQSEETRVWHKRDNKWQNVHFHRSTATNISGASPFFFNPK, from the exons ATGGCTGCCCCGGCGGCCTGCACGCGCTTTTCCGATAATTATGATATAAAAGAAGAGCTTGGAAA GGGCGCCTTTTCAATCGTCAAGAGATGCGTTCAAAAGTCAACGGGTCTGGAATTTGctgctaaaataattaatacgAAGAAACTCACGTCACgag attttcaaAAACTCGAGCGAGAGGCTAGAATCTGTCGAAAACTCCAGCATCCGAATATAG tACGACTCCATGATAGCATACAAGAGGAAAACTATCACTATCTCGTGTTTGATCT CGTAACAGGAGGTGAACTATTCGAGGACATCGTGGCACGCGAGTTCTACTCAGAAGCAGATGCGAGTCACTGCATCCAGCAAATTCTCGAATCTGTGAATCACTGCCACCAGAATGGGGTTGTGCATCGTGACCTCAAGCCGGAGAACTTGCTGCTGGCGAGCAAGGCGAAGGGAGCCGCCGTGAAGTTAGCCGATTTTGGTCTCGCCATCGAAGTTTCGGGCGATCAGCTGGCGTGGTTTGGGTTTGCCGGTACGCCCGGCTACCTGTCGCCTGAGGTGCTGAAGAAGGAGCCCTACGGCAAGTCCGTTGACATTTGGGCCTGCG gCGTCATCCTATATATCCTGCTTGTTGGCTATCCGCCATTTTGGGATGAAGATCAGCATAGGCTGTATTCTCAAATTAAGGCAGGAGCCTATGAT TACCCATCACCTGAATGGGATACAGTAACGCCAGACGCCAAGAATCTCATCAACCAAATGCTTACCGTGAATCCTCATAAGCGTATTACAGCTAGTGAGGCACTTAAGCATCCCTGGATCTGC CAACGAGAAAGGGTGGCATCAGTCGTACATCGGCAGGAGACTGTTGACTGTCTCAAGAAATTCAATGCAAGACGCAAATTGAag GTCGCCATCTTAACAACTATGCTCGCTACTAGAAATTTTTCGA GCAAAAGCATGATCACGAAGAAAGGCGAAGGGTCTCAAGTCAAGGAATCAACTGACTCAAGTACAACAATCGAAGATGATGACGTTCGAG aagataaaaaggGAGGCGTAGATCGCAGCTCAACCGTTATTGCCAAAGATCCTGAAG cTCGACGAcaggaaataataaaaataactgAGCAATTAATTGAGGCAATCAACAATGGCGATTTCGATGCATACAC aaaaatttgtgaCCCACATCTGACTGCCTTTGAACCTGAAGCATTGGGCAATCTTGTCGAAGGAAtggattttcacaaattttactttgaaaatg TCCTTGGTAAGAACTGCAAGGCAATCAATACAACCATCCTCAATCCACATGTTCATTTGTTGGGTGAAGATGCAGCTTGCATCGCATACGTTCGACTGACACAGTATATCGACAA GCAAGGACACGCACATACACACCAATCGGAAGAGACAAGAGTGTGGCATAAGCGCGACAACAAATGGCAGAATGTTCACTTTCATCGCAGCACCGCAACAAACATTTCTGGTGCATCgccatttttcttcaatccaaAATAA